The genomic window CGCCTCCGGCGTGGCGCGGTGGcggagtggccgtgtgcaacccgagggtccctggttcaatccccacctagtaccaaccttgtcacgtccgttgtgtcctgagcaagacacttatatagtacaatagcaataggagaaactattcatccatgaacaccatggagttcaagtgaaattaaagctgcaagcagcgatggacgggactgacttttgctggaaaccaacattgaatgcccgggaccttcgatccctcagacagcactgtatcaaaaaccgacatcaacctctaaaggatatcaccacatgggctcaggaacacttcagtaaaccactgtccctaaatacagttagtcgctacatctgtaagtgcaagttaaagctctactatgcaaagcgaaagccatttatcaacaacatccagaaacgccgccggcttctctggacctgagatcatctaagatggactgatgcagagtggaaaagtgttctgtggtctgacgagtccacatttcgaattgtttttggaaatattggacttcgtgtcatccggaccaaaggggaagcgaaccatccagactgttatcaacgcaaagttgaaaagccagcatgtgtgatggtatgggggtgcattagtgcccaaggcatgggtaacttacacatctgtgaaggcaccattaatgctgaaaggtacatacaggttttggaacaacatatgctgccatgtaagcgccgtctttttcatggacgcccctgcttatttcagcaagacaatgccaagcacatGTTATAgcggtgtggcttcgtaaaaaaaagattgagggtactttcctggcccgcctgcagtccagacctgtctcccatggaaaatgtgtggcgcattatgaagcggaaaataggacagcggagaccccggactgttgaaggactgaagctctacataaaacaagaatgggaaagaattccactttcaaagcttcaacaattagtttcctcagttcccaaacgtttattgagtgttgttaaaagaagaggtgatgtaacacagtggtgaacatgccctttcccaactacgttggcacatgttgcagccatgaaattctacgttaattattatttgcaaaaaaaaagtaaagtttatgagtttgaagatcaaatatgttgtctttgtagcatattcaactgaatatggcttgaaaaggatttgcaaatcattgtattctgtttatatttacatctaacacaatttcccaactcatatggaaacggggtttgtacttaggcGTATTACGCTACTGTCTGTAATGTTGTTCATCATACTTGGAGAGCCAGTTTTCTTCTGAGGCGGTGCTCACCACTGATCTATACTCCTCTTCATCCTTACCATTGATGCATATAAAGGGTGGAGGGTGTGGAGAAGGTGTGTTTCCGGGTAGAAAATGAGAAGATTGAAGCGTCACATCCAGGTTGTTGATTCTTTCTTCTCCCACCTTGCAGTTCTACCTGCAGGCCCGCCTGTCTTGGCGAGGGGCCCGGCTGCTGCGGCCCCTGGTCCAGTTCATCCTGGTGATGATCGCCATCTACACCGGCCTCAGCCGCATCTCCGACTACCGCCACCACCCCACCGACGTCCTCACGGGCTTCCTGCAGGGCGGCCTCACCGCATACTGGGTGGTATGTTCACTGCAATCTTCTTTGGACTAGATGGAACTAACTAGATGAACCTAGTCACTCAGTcaatcaccatagtaactcattatattaccatagtaactcattgcattaccatagtaactatttatattaccatagtatctcattagatgaccatagtaactatttatattaccatagtaactatttagattaccatagtaattcATTAGATTAGCATAATAACTAATTTgattaccatagcaacccattagttgaccatagtagctaattacatgaccatagtaactcattagatgagcatagtaactaattagatgagcatagtaactaattagatgaacataataactaattagatgaccatagtaactcattaaatgaccatagtaactaattaattgaccatagtaactaattagatgagcatagtaactcattagatgaccatagtaactatttatattaccatagtaactcattatattaccatagtaactatttagattaccatagtaattcATTAGATTAGCATAATAACTAATTTgattaccatagcaacccattagttgaccatagtagctaattacatgaccatagtaactcattagaagagcatagtaactaattagatgagcatagtaactaattaattgaccatagtaacttgttagatgagcatagtaactaattagatgagcatagtaactaattagatgaacataataactaattagatgaccatagtaactaattagatgagcatagtaactcattagatgagcatagtaactaattagttgaacataataactaattagatgaccatagtaactaattagatgagcatagtaactaattagttaaccatagtaactcattagatgattatagtaactaattagaagagcatagtaactaattagatgagcataataactaattagatgaccatagtaactaattagatgactatagtaactaattagttgaacacaataaccaattagatgaccatagtaacttattagatgagcatagtaactaattagttaaccatagtaactcattagatgagcatagtaactaattagatgagcatagtaactaattagatgaacataataactaattagatgaccatagtaactcattaaatgaccatagtaactaattaattgaccatagtaactaattagatgagcatagtaactcattagatgaccatagtaactcattatattaccatagtaactatttagattaccatagtaactaattagatgagcataataactaattagatgaccatagtaactaattagatgactatagtaactaattagttgaacataataactaattagatgattatagtaactaattagatgagcatagtaactaattagttaaccatagtaactcattagatgattatagtaactaattagatgagcatagtaactaattagaagactatagtaactaattagatgaccatagtaactaattagatgagcatactaacaattagatgagcatagtaactcattagtttacaaccataataactaattagatgactatagaaactaattagattaaTATAGTAAtcaattaggtgaccatagtaactaataagatgagcATACTAacaattagatgagcatagtaactaattagtttacaaccataataactaattagataactATAGAAACCAATTAGATtaatatagtaactaattagattaccatagtaactaattagtttacaaccataataactaattagataactACAGAAACCAATTAGATtaatatagtaactaattagattaccatagtaatcaattagattaccatagtatctaattgggttaccatagtaactaattaggttaccatattaactaatttgattagcataataactaattagattacgatcattgtaactaattagatgactgtagggtgaagtgtctcgctcaaggaaaAGACGAattgtgacaaggttggtagaaggtggggatcgaaccgggaacacttaggttgctggcacggcgacTCTCCCAAACTCGCGCCGCGCCGTCCCCAAATTAGCTCGTTTTGGAGCAAGTGtggaagaaggcaagattgttttataaacatcaCGGTTTGATTGAATATTTCCGGGATAACTCCCGTCCCTGCTGGCGTCGGGAGCAGCGGCAGATCGACTGCGTATGATTGGTTGTGTATCTCTGCCCCCGCAGGCCTTCTACATCTCCTCCATGTTCAAGCCCGGCACCCGTCCACACCTGACCCCCACCAGCATGTCCCTGGAGAGTCCTCTGTCCAGCCAGCAGACTGTTTGTTAGCCCGGGGACTCCCAAGACCACGGACACCACCCACGTCCAAGTCTCCCCAGACCACGGACACCACACACGTCCAAGTCTCCCCAGACCACGGACACTACCCACGTCCAAGTCTCCCAAGACCACGGACACCACTCACGTCAAAGTCTCCCAAGACCACGGACACCACTCACGTCAAAGTCTCCCCAGACCACGGACACCACTCACGTCCAAGTCTCCCAAGACCACGGACAGCACCCACATCCAAGCCTCCCAAGACCACGGACACCACCCACGTCCAAGTCTCCCCAGACCACGGACACCACCCACGTCCAAGTCTCCCCAGACCACGGACACCACTCACGTCAAAGTCTCCCAAGACCACGGACACCACTCACGTCAAAGTCTCCCAAGACCACGGACAGCACCCACGTCCAAGCCTCCCAAGACCACGGACACCACTCACGTCCAAGTCTCCCCAGACCACGGACACCACTCACGTCCAAGTCTCCCAAGACCACGGACAGCACCCACATCCAAGCCTCCCAAGACCACGGACACCACCCACGTCCAAGTCTCCCCAGACCACGGACAGCACCCAAGTCCAAGTCTCCCCAGACCACGGACACCACTCACGTCAAAGTCTCCCAAGACCACGGACACCACCCACGTCCAAGTCTCCCCAGACCACGGACACCACTCACGTCCAAGCCTCCCAAGACCACGGACACCACTCACGTCCAAGTCTCCCCAGACCACGGACACCACTCACGTCCAAGTCTCCCCAGACCACGGACAGCACCCACGTCCAGGTCTCCCCAGACCACGGACAGCACCCACGTCCAAGTCTCCCCAGACCACGGACACCACCCACGTCCAGGTCTCCATGCTCGCCACCCGGAGACCTTTATggaattttttttgtttccaCCAGAAAGGGAATAGTTCCCAGGAGACGACGGAGTACTATCTAGCACACAATCAGTGGAAACACGAGAAGCACATTTGACCTGAAAAGTGGAAGCCGTCCAGTGATATTATATTATAGATTCTTTTTAATGAAATatgtaaaaatgttgaaaaaaaaaaacaaagtatatTTTCCAGATGATTATTAGATGCTGCTAATATTGATAGTTAAacaccttttgtttttgtctgcGGTGGAGAGTCCAGTCTGCCGTCCAAGCCTGACCTTGGCTTATAAAAGCTTccgtacagtcctg from Nerophis ophidion isolate RoL-2023_Sa linkage group LG07, RoL_Noph_v1.0, whole genome shotgun sequence includes these protein-coding regions:
- the ppap2d gene encoding phosphatidic acid phosphatase type 2D isoform X1, coding for MSVCRLHPILCVRAEGGDAVQTGILLRGRQHHVSLRGEGGYPGRPAHRRGDRHHRPHDRTGRVLPGAFPRRAFTGVRAQPLRVVFVQGAGQLPVRLLRGPIAHQHGQAQRGTPAAQLPVGVQHHLCLPGLHAGQLRVPGHLPAAQPEDGGGGQEVLLFRPRLLRHVHHALSSVLPAGPPVLARGPAAAAPGPVHPGDDRHLHRPQPHLRLPPPPHRRPHGLPAGRPHRILGGLLHLLHVQARHPSTPDPHQHVPGESSVQPADCLLARGLPRPRTPPTSKSPQTTDTTHVQVSPDHGHYPRPSLPRPRTPLTSKSPKTTDTTHVKVSPDHGHHSRPSLPRPRTAPTSKPPKTTDTTHVQVSPDHGHHPRPSLPRPRTPLTSKSPKTTDTTHVKVSQDHGQHPRPSLPRPRTPLTSKSPQTTDTTHVQVSQDHGQHPHPSLPRPRTPPTSKSPQTTDSTQVQVSPDHGHHSRQSLPRPRTPPTSKSPQTTDTTHVQASQDHGHHSRPSLPRPRTPLTSKSPQTTDSTHVQVSPDHGQHPRPSLHARHPETFMEFFLFPPERE